One Mycobacteriales bacterium genomic window, GCCGGCGGCCCAACCACGGTGAGAAGGCATCGCCCGGTGGCGGGGTCGCCGTCGAGCACCTCGAAATGGATGTTCTGCCGCCGCAGCAGCTCGGCCACCAGCGACTCGAACGTCGGGTACTCCTCGATCACGGGGAATCTGCCGTCCGTCGACGTCTCGGTCATCGCCCCTCGTCTCCCGTCCGTCCTTCGCCGAACCCGAGCTCCGTCAGGGCGGCGGCGAACGCGGCGGCTACCGGCGCGAGCCGGCGCGCCTCCGCGGCGCTCGCCGACACCCCTGCCGGCAGGATCACCGCCACGGCGCCCGCACCCGCGTTCCCAGGCATCGGGGCGGGCACCGCGACGACCGCACGGCCCTCCTGCCCACCGACCCGCGGCACGACCACCTCGTCCCCGTGCCGCGCCCGCGCGAGCGCGCCGTCCGGGTCCCGGAGGGCGTCGTGCCAGACCTCGGCCGGCACGCGTTCGCCGGCGCTGGCCGCCACGGCCCCGACCGTCCCGACGAGTGCCCCGTCCCGCCACTCCTCCGGCAGCAACGGCAGCAGCCGCGACAGCGCGCCGCTCAGCAGGTACGCCTCCGGCCGCGCGCGCGGCGGCCAGCCGGCGCCGCCCGGCGTGAGCAGACCGGCCCGGGAGAGCGCGGCGATCACCTCCGCGCCGCCGCCACCGCCGCCGACGTTGACGTGCAGGCGGTTGGCGACGTCGACCCGCTGCTCCCCGGTCACCGCCAGCCGCAACGTCGCCACGTCGGCGCGGGCGGCGGCCGCGTCGGCCCTCGCCTCCTCGACCCGCCGCGTCAGCGTCAGGCCGCCGACACACGCCGCGCCGAGGTCGGGCGCGAGGAGCAGCGCGACGAGCGCGAGGACGGCCACGACCGCAGTATCGGTGGCGGCGGGCGGCGCGCAGACGCGCACCGGTGCCACCGGCACGGACGCGCCGGGCGGCACCTCCTGGCGGCAGACGCGGGGGTCGCCGAGCACCAGGACGGCGAGCGCGAGCAGCAAGACGGCGAGCGACCCGGCGTACCGGGCCACCCGCGTCCGTGCGGCGAGCGTCGTCGTCTCCACGCACCGACCGTAGGACGGCGGCGGGTCGACAAGCGCCCGCGGACGAGCATCTGTGGACGCCGGTCAGCGGGCTGTGGACGCAGGGGCCGCGCCTACAGGTCGAGGCAGACCGTGACGCCGGCGTCGTACGCCGGCGACCAGACGGTGGGGCAGTCGTCGCGCAGGTTGTGCGACGGGCAGGCGAGGACGTCGGCCGGGCCCCACGCGTAGACGCAGTACGGCGGGGCGCTGGCCTGGGCGGAGGCGGGGAGGAACGCGGCGACGGCGAGCGCGCAGAGCGCGAGGATGCGGGGCATGGCGCGTGAGGTTCGACGCGCCGCCCCGCACCTCCTGCGCTACTCCGTGGCGGCGACCCCACCAGGCAGTACTCGCCGGTGCCGCAGTAGCCGTTCAAGTGGGCCCAGCCAGGGGTGTCCGCCCAGCCCCCGGTTCCTCGCCGATTCGCCGCCTGCGGGGGGTGCCAACGTCTTGTGCTTCCGAGCCGAAGAGTTACGCTGGTGTCGTTCCGAACGTACGTTCGATGCCGGGGAGGCGCGATGCAGTTCGATGGTGCGGTCATAGAGGAACAGAACGTTGTGTTCGGCATCGTGATCGTGCGGCCGCACGTACTTCGCGACCCGGCGCAGCAGAGGCAGATGCAGTCCTTCGGAGCACGAGTCTTCGGTGCCATCCCGATCGTGCTCATGGCGCAGGACTCGCGGGGCATCCCGACCTACTACGGGCGGTCCGACATCGTGGACTTCCTACGTGGCGTGCCCGTGGAAGCGATCCCGTGGAGGCAGTACACCGTCCACGCCGCGTGAGGCGCCCTGTTGCATTGGTGCCCGCTATTCCGCGGCGGCGACGCCCACCGGGCAGGAGACGCCGGTGCCGCCGATGCCGCAGTAGCCGTTGGGGTTCTTGGCGAGGTACTGCTGGTGGTAGTCCTCGGCGAACCAGAACTCCCCGGCGTCGGCGATCTCGGTCGTGATCTCGCCGTAGCCGGCCCGGCGCAGCACCGGCGCGAACGCCGCCCGCGTCTCCTCGGCGGCCGCCCGCTGCTCGGCGGAGCGGACGTAGACCGCGGAGCGGTACTGCGTGCCGACGTCGTTGCCCTGGCGCATGCCCTGCGTCGGGTCGTGCGCCTCCCAGAAGACCTTGAGCAGGTCCCGGTACGACACGACGTCCGGGTCGAAGACGACCTGCACGACCTCGGTGTGGCCGGTCCGCGCGGAGCAGACCTCCTCGTACGTCGGGTTCGGGGTGTAGCCGCCCGCGTAGCCGGCGGCGGTGGACCAGACGCCGGGGAGCTGCCAGAACTTCCGCTCGGCGCCCCAGAAGCAGCCGAGCCCGAACACCGCGACCTCGAGGCCGGCCGGGTACGGCGGCTCGATCGGGTTGCCGAGCACGTAGTGCGTCGCCGGGACCGCGAACGGGCGCTCGGCACGGCCGGGCAGCGCCTCGTCGGGCGCGACCATCGTCGTCTTGGTGCGGGAGAACAGCACGGGCGGGACCTCCTCGTCGTCGGCACCGTACGCAACACCGTTCGCCCGCCGCCCGTTCCCGGACGGCTACGCTGACGCCACCATGGCCAGGGTCGTCGTCGCGGGCGGGAGCGTCGCCGGCCTGTGGGCCGCGCTGGCGCTCGGCGCGCGCGGCCACGACGTGACGGTGGTCGAACGCGACCCGCCGCCGCCGGCGGACCCGTTCGCGTGGGAACGTCCCGGCACGCCGCAGCTCCGGCAGTCGCACGCGTTCCTGGGAAAGGCCCGCGCGCTGGTGCGCGAACGCGAGCCGGAGCTGCACGCCACGCTGCTCGCGCTGGGCGCGCGGGAGACGCGCGCCGACGACCACCTGCCGCCGTCGCTGGACGACACCGCGCCGCGCGACAGCGACGACGACATCGTGACGTTGAGCGCGCGGCGGCCGCTGTTCGACTGGGCGCTGCGCCGGCACGCGGAGGCGGCGGGCGTGCGGGTCGTCCCCGGCAACGTCGCGGGCCTGCTGACGGAGACCCGCGCCGGCGTGCCGCACGTCACCGGCGTCGGGCTGGAGGGCGGCGAGGCGGTCGCGGCGGACGTCGTCGTGGACGCGACCGGGCGGCGGACGCGGACGCCGCGCTGGCTGGCCGAGGCGGGCGTGCCGCTGCCGGAGTGGTCGACGCCGTGCGGCAACCGCTACTACACGCGCTACTACGAGCTCCCGGCCGACGTGGCGGACCCGCCGGTCGGGCGCGGCTTCGTGACCGGCATGGAGGTGGACGCGTTCGTCGTGCTCGTGTTCCTCGGCGAGGGCCGCACGTTCAGCGTGTCGGTGCAGACGGAGGACGACGACGAGCCGATGCGCGTGCTGCGGCACCCGGCGGCGTTCGACGCGGCGGTGCGGATGGCGCCGTGGGTCGAGGAGTGGCTGGCGCTGGGTGCCCGGCCGCTCGGCGACCCGTGCGTCATGGCCGGCCAGGCGGACCTGGTGCGCCGCACCGTCGACGGCGGCCGGCCGCTCGTCACCGGGCTGCTGCTGGCGGGCGACGCCACCGCGACGAGCAACCCGGCGTTCGGCCGCGGCGTGTCGCTCGCGATGGCGGGCGTCGAGCTGCTCGCGGCCGCGCTCGGCGAGGACGAGCCGGAGGTCGCCTACGACGCGGCGGTGCTGCGCGAGATCGAGCCGTTCGTC contains:
- a CDS encoding tryptophan 7-halogenase; this translates as MARVVVAGGSVAGLWAALALGARGHDVTVVERDPPPPADPFAWERPGTPQLRQSHAFLGKARALVREREPELHATLLALGARETRADDHLPPSLDDTAPRDSDDDIVTLSARRPLFDWALRRHAEAAGVRVVPGNVAGLLTETRAGVPHVTGVGLEGGEAVAADVVVDATGRRTRTPRWLAEAGVPLPEWSTPCGNRYYTRYYELPADVADPPVGRGFVTGMEVDAFVVLVFLGEGRTFSVSVQTEDDDEPMRVLRHPAAFDAAVRMAPWVEEWLALGARPLGDPCVMAGQADLVRRTVDGGRPLVTGLLLAGDATATSNPAFGRGVSLAMAGVELLAAALGEDEPEVAYDAAVLREIEPFVRNSRDADERTRNRWRHRLYGEPLLPPPDGLTFDDVVLASLRDRDVWEQVARSGHLMLSPDAVLADPLVRERTAAVRATGWTPPAGPPLPSREDVLAAANAAL
- the msrA gene encoding peptide-methionine (S)-S-oxide reductase MsrA → MVAPDEALPGRAERPFAVPATHYVLGNPIEPPYPAGLEVAVFGLGCFWGAERKFWQLPGVWSTAAGYAGGYTPNPTYEEVCSARTGHTEVVQVVFDPDVVSYRDLLKVFWEAHDPTQGMRQGNDVGTQYRSAVYVRSAEQRAAAEETRAAFAPVLRRAGYGEITTEIADAGEFWFAEDYHQQYLAKNPNGYCGIGGTGVSCPVGVAAAE